A segment of the Streptomyces sp. P9-A2 genome:
TGGCCGAAACCCGACCCGGGTGCGGCCCCGCGCCCGTCGCGTAATGCCACTCGATGGAGGGCCCGCTGTGGGGTTTGCGAGACTGGGCCGGTGAGCAGCGCACTCCCCACCCCCCGGGTCATCGCCGTCGTCGGTCCCACCGCAGCCGGAAAGTCCGATCTGGGCGTTTTCCTGGCTCGAGAGCTTGGCGGTGAAGTCGTCAATGCCGACTCCATGCAGCTCTACCGGGGGATGGACATCGGCACCGCCAAGCTGACGCCCGGGGAACGTGGGGGAGTCCCGCACCACCTCCTGGACATCTGGGACGTGACCGTCACCGCGTCCGTCGCCGAGTACCAGCGCCTCGCCCGGGAGCGGATCGACGCACTGCTCGCCGCCGGGCGCTGGCCCGTCCTGGTCGGGGGCTCCGGCCTCTACGTCCGCGGGGCCGTCGACCATCTCGAGTTCCCGGGCACCGACCCCGAGGTGCGGTCGCGCCTGGAGGACGAGCTCACCCTGCGCGGATCCGGCGCACTGCACGCCCGCCTCGCCGCCGCCGATCCCGAGGCCGCGCGGGCCATCCTGCCGAGCAACGGCCGTCGCATCGTCCGGGCGCTCGAAGTGATCGAGATCACCGGCCGGCCCTTCACCGCCAACCTCCCCGGCCACGACTCGGTCTACGACACCCTCCAGATCGGTGTCGACGTCGCCCGCCCCGAGCTGGACGCGCGGATCGCCGACCGGGTCGACCGGATGTGGGACGCGGGTCTCGTGGACGAAGTGCGCGCACTGGAGGCGCAAGGGTTGCGCGAGGGGCGTACGGCCTCGCGTGCGCTCGGCTACCAGCAGGTGCTCGCCGCGCTCGCCGGAGAGTGCACCCCGGAGGACGCGCGGTCCGAGACCGTCCGTGCCACCAAGCGCTTCGCGCGCCGTCAGGATTCATGGTTCAGGCGCGACCCGCGGGTGCATTGGTTGAGTGGGGCCGCGGCGGACCTGACGGAACTTCCGCGGCTCGCGCTGTCGTTGGTCGAACGACCGGTCACAGCCTGATCACGTCATGGCATCGGGACGCCCAGGCCGTCATCCAAGCCTCTGACGCCGTGCCATCATCGAGCTTCGATCGACCAAGTGGAGTCCAAGTTGGGAGGGCGCGTGGCGATGGAGGCCGGCCCTCGCGACACCGCACACGGCACCGAACACCTCACCACCGAGCGGGGTGTACCGGAGCAGGACCCTGACCGTCTCAGCCCCGACGGGCCGGACGAGACACAGGGCCAAGTGACCGACGACGGCCCCGAGCCGGACGAGATGTTCGCGGGCGGCGACGAGGTCGAGGTCGAGCTGCGCCCCCAGGGCCGGCTGCGCCTCTGGCAGCTCGCGCCCATCGTCGGCCTGGCCGCGGTCGGCTCCCTGATGTTCGCGTTCCCGCTCGCCTTCGACTTCGGCGACAGCGGCGCCGTGATCGCCATGCTGGGCCTGCTGATCTGCTCCTGCGCGGCCGGCTGGGGCATGATGGCCGCCCGCAGGGTGGGCTACACCTGGCCCGGTCTGCCGGCCCGGAGCTCCGGTCGCAGACCCGACTGGCGGGTCGTGATCGCCTACGCCGTGCTGGTCGCGGTGGTGGTGGCCCTGGCCGTCCTGCGGGTCGCCCGCCTCCGCTGACGCCCGCCTCCCCCTCGCCGGCCCCTGCGCCGCGAAGGCCGGGACGCGGGGCCGTGGACGCCCCGTACGATCGAGGGATGAGCACGCGGATCGCCTTCCTCAAGGGGCACGGCACCGAGAACGACTTCGTGATCGTTCCGGACCCCGAGAACGCCATCGACCTGCCCCCCGCCTCCGTCGCGGCCCTCTGCGACCGCCGCGCGGGCATCGGCGGCGACGGACTGCTGCACGTGGTGCGGTCCGCCGCGCACCCCGAGGCCCGGCACCTGGCGGCCGAGGCCGAGTGGTTCATGGACTACCGCAACGGCGACGGTTCCGTCGCCGAGATGTGCGGCAACGGAGTGCGCGTGTTCGCGCGCTACCTCCAGCGTGCGGGACATGTGTCCGAGGGAGACATCGCGATCGCCACGCGCGGCGGCGTGAAGACGGTGTACATCGCCAAGACCGTTTCCGACAGTGGCTCCGCCGCGGGTGACATCACCGTCGGCATGGGCAGGGCGCTGCTGCCCGGCGACGGCGTCACCGTGAGCGTCGGCGGGCGCAGCTGGCCCGCGCGGAACGTGAACATGGGCAACCCGCACGCCGTGGCCTTCGTGGACGACCTCGACCACGCCGGCGACCTGCTCACCGCACCCCCGTTCAGCCCCGCCTCGGTCTATCCGGACGGCGTCAACGTGGAGTTCGTGGCCGACCGCGGCCCGCGGCACGTGGCACTGCGCGTCCACGAGCGGGGAGCCGGCGAGACCCGCTCGTGCGGCACGGGCGCCTGCGCGGTCGCCGTGGCCACGGCCCGCCGGGACGGCGTCGACCCGCGGGTCACCGGAACCCCGGTGACGTACACGGTGGATGTGCCCGGCGGCACTCTGGTGATCACCGAACGACCCGACGGGGAGATCGAGATGACCGGGCCCGCGGTGATCGTCGCCGAGGGCGTGATCGAGGGCGAGTGGCTGGAGAACCTGCCCCGCTGACCCCGGTACCGTCTTGGTATCCAAGAGCAGCACGTGCCGGCCGGCCGCATCCGTGGGGTGCGGGGCCCGGATCGGCTTCGAGAGCATGACACGCCTCTGATTCCATGGCGTGAAATCGCCCCTGTGGCGGTCTTCGCTCGAAGGAGTGATCCGTTTCACGCTCGGAGGGAGGCGGTCGGTCGCACGTGCTGGGCTCGGTAGCATCAAGCACCGGCCCGGACGGGGACGAGCACCGTCTCCTGAGCCCGAGTCCGCCCTGGGCATGCGTCCGCCGGTCAACGCCGCCGGAGGTGCCCATGAACGCGGAGGCCGCGAAACCTGCGACCCCAGGTCCTGTGACAACGGGATCTGCGACATCAGGTCATGTCACGCCCACGGGGGCGCGGAGGAAGACACGCTCCCGGCTCGACCTGCGCCGGCTGGGCCGCGCCGCGCTCCTCGGCCCCGCCTCCCGCGACCGGCTCCCCGACGCCATCGGCCATGTGGTCGACGCCCACCGCGCCCACCACCCCGACGCCGATCTCGACCCCCTGCGCCGCGCCTATCTCCTGGCCGAGTCCTCGCACCGGGGACAGATGCGCAAGAGCGGCGAGCCGTACATCACCCATCCGCTCGCCGTGACCCTCATCCTCGCCGAACTCGGCGCCGAGACCACGACCTTGACGGCCTCCTTGCTCCACGACACCGTCGAGGACACGGAGGTGACGCTCGATCAGGTCCGTGAGCAGTTCGGCGAGGAGGTGTGCTATCTCGTCGACGGCGTCACCAAGCTGGAGAAGGTCGACTACGGCGCCGCGGCCGAGCCCGAGACCTTCCGCAAGATGCTGGTGGCCACCGGCAACGACGTCCGCGTGATGTCGATCAAACTCGCCGACCGGCTGCACAACATGCGCACCCTCGGGGTGATGCGCCCCGAGAAGCAGGAACGCATCGCCAAGGTGACCCGGGACGTCCTCATTCCGCTCGCCGAACGGCTCGGCGTCCAGGCGCTCAAGACGGAACTCGAGGACCTGGTCTTCGCGATCCTGCATCCCGAGGAGAACAAGCACACGCGCGAGCTGATCCTTCGCAACGCCTCCCGCGCGGACGACCCTCTCGCCGAGGTCGCCGACGAGGTGCGCAAAGTGCTGCGCGAGGCGGACCTCGCCGCCGAGGTCCTCATCCGCCCCCGTCACTTCGTCTCCGTGCACCGCGTGTCCCGCAAACGCGGCCGGCTGCGCGGCGCCGACTTCGGCCGGCTGCTGGTGCTGGTGAACGAGGACGCCGACTGCTACGGCGTCCTGGGCGAGCTGCACACCTGCATGACACCCGTCGTCTCGGAGTTCAAGGACTTCATCGCGGTACCCAAGTTCAACCTGTACCAGTCGCTGCACACCGCCGTCGCGCGCGAGGACGGCCAGGTCGTCGAAGTCCTCATCCGGACGCACCTGATGCACAAGGTCGCCGAGGCGGGTGTCGTCGCCCTCGGCAACCCCTATGCCGCACCGGGGGAGGAGCAGCCGACGGGCGACGGCGAACGTGTCGATCCGACCCGGCCCGGCTGGCTCTCCCGGCTCCTGGAGTGGCAGCGGGGCGCGACCGACCCCGACACCTTCTGGTCCACGCTGCGCGAGGACCTCGCCCAGGACCGCGAGATCACCGTGTTCCGTCCGGACGGCGGCACGATCGGCCTGCCCGCCGGGGCGACCTGTGTGGACGCCGCCTACGCGCAGTACGGCGAGGACGCGCACGCGTGCATCGGCGCCCGCGTCAACGGCCGCCTGGCGACGCTGCGCACCGTGCTGAAGGACGGGGACACCGTCCAGCCCCTGATGGGCCAGGACCCCGCCTCCGAGCCCTCCCGGGAGTGGCTGGAGCACGCCCGTACCCCGACCGCCCGGATCGCCATTCAGCGGTGGCTGACCGCCCACCCCGCGCACCCCGCCGATCCCGCCGATCCGCCCGCGGGCGAGCGGGCCGGGGCCGAGGAAGCCCGGGCGGACCCGCGTCCCGCGGTGGGCGAGCCCGCCGCCGCACCGGCTTCCGGAGCGGTGTCCGCGGCGGCGTCCGGCTCCTTCGGAGGTGCCCAGGTCCTGGCCGACAGGCCCGGCGCGACGGTACGGCTCGCCGGCTGCTGTACGCCCGTACCACCCGACGAGGTGACCGGATTCGCCGTGCGCGGGGGAGCGGTCGCCGTGCACCGGGTCGAGTGCTCTGCCGTGGCGCGCATGAAGAGCGCGGGGCGTGCGGAGGTCGGCGTGCGCTGGGGGGAGGGTGCCGAGTGCCGGGTCACCCTGGTCGCCGAATCGTTCGTCCGCCCCCATCTGCTCGCCGACCTCACCGAGGCCATGGCGGTCGAAGGCGCCGAGATCGTCTCCGCGACCGTCGAACCTCCGACCCATCAGCAGGTGCGGCACACGTACACCGTGCAGCTGCCGGACGCCGCCCACCTGCCCGTCCTCATGCGCGCGATGCGCAAGGTGGCGGGTGTGTACGACGTGAGCCGGGCCAAGCCGCAGAGCCAGGGCACCTGACAGCGGCGCGCGCGGGGACATCACCCCTCCGGAGGCCTCGTCGGGCACCCGTTCGGCCATCGGCCCACCCGATCGGGTGGGCCGGGAGCGCGCCGCCGTAACCGCGCACGCGTGCGCTGATAGCCGTGGGCCCATGCTGCGCACTCCCCACGACCCGGCCGCTTCCGAACCGGCCCCCGAGGCCTCCGCACGTCCGGCCACGCACGGCCCGGCCTCCGTCCGTCAGTCCGCTCCTGTACCGGCCATTCCCGTACAGACCGCCCGCACGCCGATCTCCGGGGGCCGCCGTCGGCGGACGTCCGCCGCGCTGCTCGCGTCGGCCGTCTCCGTGTGCCTCCTCGCCGCGAGCGCCCCCGCCACGCCGCTGGGCATCGGTGACCGTCTCTTCCCGCACCTGGGCAACCCCGGGTACGACGTGGCGTCGTACCACCTCGCCCTCAGCTACCCCGGCACGAACGACACACCGCTCCAGGCCACCACGAGGATCGACGCCCGGACGACCACGGACCTGGACCGGATCAACCTCGACTTCGCCCACGGCACGGTCCACTCGGTCGAGGTCGACGGCGCCCCCGCCACCTTCACCACCGCGGGTGAGGACCTCGTGATCACGCCGGTGAGCGGTCTGGAGGCCGGTGAACGGACCCGTATCACCGTGCGCCACACCAGTGATCCGGTGGCCGCGGAGGGCCGTGACGGTGGCTGGGTGCGCACCGCGGACGGTCTCGCCATGGCCAACCAGGCCGACGCCGCGCACCTGGTCTTCCCGTGCAACGACCACCCGTCCGACAAGGCCTTCTTCACGTTCCGCATCACCGCCCCCGACGGGCACACGGCCGTCGCCAACGGCCTGCCGATCCATGTCGACCGCACCCGCGCGGCGACGACGACCTGGACGTACCGCACCCGGCACCCCATGGCCACCGAACTCGCCCAGGTGTCCATCGGCCGCTCCACGGTCCTGCACCGCACCGGCCCGCAGGGGCTGCCGCTGCGCGATGTCGTCCCCACGGCCCACCGCGAACAGCTCGAACCGTGGCTGGCGAAGACCCCGGACCAGATCGCCTGGATGGAGAACAAGGCCGGCCGCTACCCGTTCGAGACGTACGGCCTGCTCATGGCCGACGTCTCCACCGGTTTCGAACTCGAGACCCAGACGCTGTCCCTCTTCGAGCGGGAACTCTTCACCGACTCGGCCCATCCCGCGTGGTACATCGAGTCGATCATGGTGCACGAGCTCGCCCACCAGTGGTTCGGCAACAGCGTCAGCCCTCGCACCTGGTCCGATCTGTGGCTCAACGAGGGCCACGCCACCTGGTACGAGGCGCTGTACGCGCAGGAGAAGGCCGGCCGGCCCCTCGAGGCCCGGATGAAGGCCGCCTACGAGTCCTCCGACCGCTGGCGCGCGGAGGGAGGACCACCCGCCGCTCCCCGGGCCCCGCAGCCCGGCCAGAAGATCAGCATCTTCCGGCCGATCGTGTACGACGGCTCCGCGCTCGTGCTGTACGCCCTGCGCGAGGAGATCGGCCACACCGCGTTCGACCGTCTGGAACGGCGCTGGGTGACCGAGCACCGGGACGGCACGGCCTCCACCGCCGACTTCGTCCGGCTCGCCTCCGACACCGCGGGGCGCGACCTGACCGGATTCCTGAACGCCTGGCTCCACGACGCGAAGACCCCGCCGATGCCCGGCCACCCGGACTGGAAGTCCACGGCGCAGGGCCCGGACGAGTCCACGGCCTACAGGTTCACGGCCCACAGGCCCGCGGCCCCCGCATCCGCGTCACGGCCCACGGGACGTTCCGGCCCGACTTCCGGCCCGGCCACGCATCGACCGGCCGTGAGCCGGGAACAAACACGGTGACGAGACGTGCCGTGTCGTGCCACCATCGTCAGGACGCCGCCGCACGGGTCACGGGAATCTCCCGGGAGGCCCGTGCGTTGTGAAGGGTGACGGGGTACCCCGTCACCCCTGCGATCTCCCATCGACGTATCGACGTAAGGACCCAATGACCTCCTCTTCTTCCCCTTCCCAGGACACCAAGCGCTTCGCGCGGACCCACCCCGAGGGCCTCCGGGCCGATGCCCTGATGGAAGCGGACGTCGCCTGGAGCCTCGAGATCGACGGAGAGCGGGACGGCGACCAGCTCGACCGCTCCGAGCGCGCGGCCCTGCGCCGCGTCGCCGGCCTCTCCACCGAGCTCGAGGACGTCACCGAGGTCGAGTACCGGCAGCTCCGCCTGGAGCGCGTCGTACTCGTCGGCGTGTGGACATCGGGAACCGTGCAGGACGCGGAGAACTCCCTCGCGGAGCTCGCCGCCCTGGCGGAGACGGCGGGCGCCCTCGTGCTCGACGGCGTGACCCAGCGCCGCGACAAGCCCGACGCGGCGACCTTCATCGGCTCCGGAAAGGCCCAGGAGCTGCGCGACATCGTGCTCGAAACGGGCGCGGACACGGTCGTCTGCGACGGTGAGCTGAGCCCCGGCCAGCTGATCCACCTCGAGGACGTCGTCAAGGTCAAGGTCATCGACCGGACGGCCCTGATCCTGGACATCTTCGCCCAGCACGCCAAGTCCCGGGAGGGCAAGGCACAGGTCGCGCTCGCGCAGATGCAGTACATGCTGCCGAGGCTGCGCGGCTGGGGTCAGTCGCTGTCCCGGCAGATGGGCGGCGGCTCGGGCGGCGGACTCGCCACCCGCGGCCCCGGTGAGACCAAGATCGAGACCGACCGGCGCCGGATCCGCGAGAAGATGGCGAAGATGCGCCGGGAGATCGCGGAGATGAAGACCGGCCGCGACATCAAGCGCCAGGAGCGCAAGCGCCACAAGGTGCCGTCCGTCGCCATCGCGGGCTACACCAACGCCGGCAAGTCCTCGCTGCTCAACCGCCTCACGGGCGCGGGCGTGCTGGTCGAGAACGCCCTGTTCGCGACCCTCGACCCGACCGTGCGCCGCGCCGAGACGCCGGGCGGACGGCTGTACACGCTGACCGACACCGTCGGTTTCGTCCGGCACCTGCCGCACCACCTCGTCGAGGCGTTCCGCTCCACGATGGAGGAGGTCGGCGACGCCGACCTGATCCTGCACGTGGTGGACGGTTCGCATCCCGTCCCGGAAGAGCAGCTGGCCGCCGTGCGCGAGGTGATCAGGGACATCGGCGCCACCGGCGTACCCGAGATCGTCGTGATCAACAAGGCCGACGCGGCGGACCCGCTGACGCTCCAACGGCTGCTGCGGGAGGAGAAGCGCTCCATCGCGGTCTCGGCCCGAACCGGCCAGGGCATCGATGAACTGCTCGCCCTCCTCGACAGCGATCTGCCCCGCCCGGCCGTCGAGATCGAGGCGCTCGTGCCGTACACCCACGGCAAGCTGGTCGCCCGCGCCCACGACGAGGGTGAGGTGATCTCCGAGGAGCACACCGCGGAGGGCACCCTGCTCAAGGTGCGGGTGCACGAGGAACTGGCGGCGGAGCTCACGCCGTTCGTGCCCACGCCGACCGCCGGCTGAGTCCACGGCCCGCGGCTTCGCGCGCAACGCCGACGGCCCGCCCCCCGCCCACGAGCGGGGGGGCGGGCCGTCGGCGTTGCGCGGATCAGTGAACACGGTGATCACACGCCGCCTTGATCACCGGCCGCCGTAGGTCCTGCTCATGTTCTGGTACAGCGCCTCGGCGTCCCGGCCCAGTTGCGGGCCCGCGAGCCAGGTGTTGTCGGTCGGGCCGATCGAGGTGTTCGACACCAGCACGGTCTCGCCGTTCACCACCCGGAACCAGCCGCCACCGGACGAACCACCGGTCATGGTGCAGCCGATGCGGTGCATCGTGGGCAGATCGGAGGCGAGCGAGAACCGGCCCGGAGTGTCCAGGCACTTGAACATCCGCAGTCCGTTGTAGGGCGGCGCCGCCGGATATCCCCAGGCCCCCATCCGGCCCGCCCCGTCCGCGGACGGGGTCGAGAAGTCCACGTCCAGGGCGGTGCCGACCGTCTCCTCCAGGGACTTGTCCCCCTGCTCCGGCTTCACATGCAGGACGGCGTAGTCGTACGGCGCTCCGGCGCCGCCGGTCTGCGCGCCGCCCTCGATCCAGCCGGTGGAGGTCGAGGCCCAGTCC
Coding sequences within it:
- the miaA gene encoding tRNA (adenosine(37)-N6)-dimethylallyltransferase MiaA — translated: MSSALPTPRVIAVVGPTAAGKSDLGVFLARELGGEVVNADSMQLYRGMDIGTAKLTPGERGGVPHHLLDIWDVTVTASVAEYQRLARERIDALLAAGRWPVLVGGSGLYVRGAVDHLEFPGTDPEVRSRLEDELTLRGSGALHARLAAADPEAARAILPSNGRRIVRALEVIEITGRPFTANLPGHDSVYDTLQIGVDVARPELDARIADRVDRMWDAGLVDEVRALEAQGLREGRTASRALGYQQVLAALAGECTPEDARSETVRATKRFARRQDSWFRRDPRVHWLSGAAADLTELPRLALSLVERPVTA
- the dapF gene encoding diaminopimelate epimerase — encoded protein: MSTRIAFLKGHGTENDFVIVPDPENAIDLPPASVAALCDRRAGIGGDGLLHVVRSAAHPEARHLAAEAEWFMDYRNGDGSVAEMCGNGVRVFARYLQRAGHVSEGDIAIATRGGVKTVYIAKTVSDSGSAAGDITVGMGRALLPGDGVTVSVGGRSWPARNVNMGNPHAVAFVDDLDHAGDLLTAPPFSPASVYPDGVNVEFVADRGPRHVALRVHERGAGETRSCGTGACAVAVATARRDGVDPRVTGTPVTYTVDVPGGTLVITERPDGEIEMTGPAVIVAEGVIEGEWLENLPR
- a CDS encoding RelA/SpoT family protein, which codes for MNAEAAKPATPGPVTTGSATSGHVTPTGARRKTRSRLDLRRLGRAALLGPASRDRLPDAIGHVVDAHRAHHPDADLDPLRRAYLLAESSHRGQMRKSGEPYITHPLAVTLILAELGAETTTLTASLLHDTVEDTEVTLDQVREQFGEEVCYLVDGVTKLEKVDYGAAAEPETFRKMLVATGNDVRVMSIKLADRLHNMRTLGVMRPEKQERIAKVTRDVLIPLAERLGVQALKTELEDLVFAILHPEENKHTRELILRNASRADDPLAEVADEVRKVLREADLAAEVLIRPRHFVSVHRVSRKRGRLRGADFGRLLVLVNEDADCYGVLGELHTCMTPVVSEFKDFIAVPKFNLYQSLHTAVAREDGQVVEVLIRTHLMHKVAEAGVVALGNPYAAPGEEQPTGDGERVDPTRPGWLSRLLEWQRGATDPDTFWSTLREDLAQDREITVFRPDGGTIGLPAGATCVDAAYAQYGEDAHACIGARVNGRLATLRTVLKDGDTVQPLMGQDPASEPSREWLEHARTPTARIAIQRWLTAHPAHPADPADPPAGERAGAEEARADPRPAVGEPAAAPASGAVSAAASGSFGGAQVLADRPGATVRLAGCCTPVPPDEVTGFAVRGGAVAVHRVECSAVARMKSAGRAEVGVRWGEGAECRVTLVAESFVRPHLLADLTEAMAVEGAEIVSATVEPPTHQQVRHTYTVQLPDAAHLPVLMRAMRKVAGVYDVSRAKPQSQGT
- a CDS encoding M1 family aminopeptidase encodes the protein MLRTPHDPAASEPAPEASARPATHGPASVRQSAPVPAIPVQTARTPISGGRRRRTSAALLASAVSVCLLAASAPATPLGIGDRLFPHLGNPGYDVASYHLALSYPGTNDTPLQATTRIDARTTTDLDRINLDFAHGTVHSVEVDGAPATFTTAGEDLVITPVSGLEAGERTRITVRHTSDPVAAEGRDGGWVRTADGLAMANQADAAHLVFPCNDHPSDKAFFTFRITAPDGHTAVANGLPIHVDRTRAATTTWTYRTRHPMATELAQVSIGRSTVLHRTGPQGLPLRDVVPTAHREQLEPWLAKTPDQIAWMENKAGRYPFETYGLLMADVSTGFELETQTLSLFERELFTDSAHPAWYIESIMVHELAHQWFGNSVSPRTWSDLWLNEGHATWYEALYAQEKAGRPLEARMKAAYESSDRWRAEGGPPAAPRAPQPGQKISIFRPIVYDGSALVLYALREEIGHTAFDRLERRWVTEHRDGTASTADFVRLASDTAGRDLTGFLNAWLHDAKTPPMPGHPDWKSTAQGPDESTAYRFTAHRPAAPASASRPTGRSGPTSGPATHRPAVSREQTR
- the hflX gene encoding GTPase HflX; translation: MTSSSSPSQDTKRFARTHPEGLRADALMEADVAWSLEIDGERDGDQLDRSERAALRRVAGLSTELEDVTEVEYRQLRLERVVLVGVWTSGTVQDAENSLAELAALAETAGALVLDGVTQRRDKPDAATFIGSGKAQELRDIVLETGADTVVCDGELSPGQLIHLEDVVKVKVIDRTALILDIFAQHAKSREGKAQVALAQMQYMLPRLRGWGQSLSRQMGGGSGGGLATRGPGETKIETDRRRIREKMAKMRREIAEMKTGRDIKRQERKRHKVPSVAIAGYTNAGKSSLLNRLTGAGVLVENALFATLDPTVRRAETPGGRLYTLTDTVGFVRHLPHHLVEAFRSTMEEVGDADLILHVVDGSHPVPEEQLAAVREVIRDIGATGVPEIVVINKADAADPLTLQRLLREEKRSIAVSARTGQGIDELLALLDSDLPRPAVEIEALVPYTHGKLVARAHDEGEVISEEHTAEGTLLKVRVHEELAAELTPFVPTPTAG